The DNA sequence TCGCCCGCGCACCGAGCGCGCCGTACCCACGACGCCCCCGGCCGCCGCCTCCTGCCCGACGGGCACGACGGACGGACGGCACGGGCGGTCGTCGGCACCATGCTCACTCGACTCGGACGGGAACCCTCCCGAAACGCTCCGCTACCCCCTGGGCGCGGCCACCACCGGCGGTCAGCCGGCCGGCGTCAGCGTCAGGCGGATGCCGACGGTGCCGTTCACGCCGCGGCGAAGTCGGCTGCCGAAGAGGGTGAGGCGGCCGGTGATGCCGTACTTGCGGGCGATGAGCCGGCGGTAGTGGGCGCTGGTGGTCTCGTCGCAGATCTCGGCGGTGGCGGGGACCTGGTCGCCGGTCGGCCTGCCGCGCAGGTCGCAGGGGCCGACGAGGACGTCGGCCCGGGCGCGGATGCGCTTGACCTTCCACGAGTCGGCCACCGTCCACACGCCGAGGGCGTCTCCGTCGCGGACCACCCAGACCGGCGTGGCGACACCGGTGCCGTTCTTGCGGTAGCTGGTGATGAGCAGGTACTGGCCCGCGCCGAGCGTCTCGAGCGACGTATCGTCCATGGCTCGCAGTTTAGGCAGGGAGGGTGCGGGCGGCGGAGGTGGGGACGCCAACAGGGGCGCCCCGCGGGGCGCCCCGCGGGGCGCCCCTGTCGTGCGGCTCAGTCGTACGGCTCAGTCGAGGGCCGCCGCCATGCGACGTACGCCCTCCGTGATCAGCTCGGGTGATGTGGCCAGGTTCAGCCGTGCGTGACCCGCGCCGCCGGTACCGAAGGGGATGCCGGAGTTGAGCGCGACCCGGCCGCGCCGCAGGAAGACGTCCGCCGGGTCGTCGCCGAGGCCCAGGGCACGGCAGTCGAGCCAGGCGAGGTAGGTCGCATCGCCCGGGCGGTGGGTGATCGCCGGGAGGTGTTCGGCCAGGAGGTCCGCGAGCAGGCGCCGGTTGTCGTCGAGGCCCGTCAGCAGGGCGTCGAGCCAGGCGGTGCCGTCACGCAGGGCGGCGCTGTGGGCGATGATGCCGAGGTGGCTGGGACCGTGGCTGACCTCTTCCGGCATCCGGTCCAGGTCGGCGGCGGCCGCGGGTCCGGCGATGGCCAGGGCCGCCTTGAGGCCGGCCAGGTTCCACGCCTTCGACGCCGACATCAGCGACAGCCCGTTCTCGGCTCCGGGGACGCGCAGATACGGCACGAAGTCGACGCCGCCCGCGGTGACCGGTGCGTGGATCTCGTCGGCGACGACGCGGACGCCGTGGCGGTCGGCGAGTGCGGCCACGGCGGCCAGTTCGTCGGCGGTGTGCACGGTGCCGGTCGGGTTGTGGGGGCTGCACAGCAGGAAGGCGGCGCGTCGGCCGCCCGTGGTCGCCCGCCGGAACGTCTCGTCGAGAGTGTCGAGGTCGATGCGCAGGTCGGCGCCGAGCGGGGCCTCGACCACCTCGCGGTCCATGTGCTCGACGAACATGTAGAACGGCGGATACACGGGTGAGTTCACGACGATCGGATCGCCCGGTCCGGTGACCAGTTTGAGCATTTCGACAACGCCGAGCATGACGTCGGGCACGATCGCCGTTCGCTCCACGGCGACCTCCCAGCCCCACCGCTTCTCCGCGAAACCGGCGAGCGCCTCGGCGTAGCCGGTGCCCGCCGGGTATCCGGTGTCGCCGAGTTCGAGGGCGTCGGTGAGCGCGCGCACGATGGGTTCGGCCAGCGGCACGTCCATCTCGGCCACCCACAGGGGCAGCACGTCCTCGGGGTAGGCGCGCCACTTCATGCTCGTACGCGATCGAAGGCGGTCGAGGGGCAGTGCGCTGAGCGGATTCGGTTCACCGGACATTTCGTGCGCAATCCTGGTCATGAGGCACAAGATAGGGGGATGTGCCGGTGTCCGGGAACGGTGAGGACGCGCAGTGGCCGGTGACGCGCGGTGAATTGCCCGTGCGGTGAACGCGCGCGTACCGGGCCACGTATGGAGTGAGGGTGCTCAACCACGGGAGGGCCCCGCGGCGTTGACGCCGCGCTGTACTGGTTCGGGAGCCATGCATGAGGCACGCACGACGACGTCTCGTCCGGCGAGTGACACGGCTGGCGGCGGTCGGCGGACTCCTCCTCGGAGGAACGATGGTCACACGCGCCGTCGCGAGCGAAACTCCGGACGCCTCGGCCGTCCCGCGCACCTACGCCGCCTCGGCCGGCGACTCCGGCAGCGAGCTGGTCTCACGGCTGGGCACGTCCCGTACGGCGGGCAGCTGGATCGGGGCCGACGGGAAGGCGGTCGTCGCCGTCACCGACGAGGGCGCCGCCGCCGAGGTGCGCAGGGCCGGCGCCCAGGCGAAGATGGTCGACCACAGCATGGACGAGATGAAGTCGGCGACGTCGACGCTGCGTTCGGCGCCCCGGGTGGCCGGTACGGCGTGGGTCATGGACTACCGCTCCAACGAGGTGGTCGTACGGGGCGACAGCACCGTCTCCGCTTCGGACTGGTCCCGGATGACGAACCTCGCGGCGGACATGGGCGGCTTCGTCCGCATGGAGCGCACCGAGGGCACGTTCACGACGCGCATCAACGGGGCGCTGCCGCTGCTGTCGACGGCCGGGCGCTGTTCGGCCGGCTTCAACGTGACCGACGGACAGCGCGACTTCATCCTGACCGCCGGGCACTGCGGGCCGAACGGTTCGGTGTGGTTCGCCGACAACCGGGGCCGGCAGCAGATCGGGCAGACGATCCAGCAGAGCTTTCCCGGCGGCGACTTCTCCCTGGTCCAGTACGCGAGCGGGGACGCCGGGGCGGGGGCCGACGTCGTGTCCATCGGCGAGGGCAAGGGCGTGCGGATCACCGGCGCGGCCGATCCGGCCGTCGGACAGAAGGTGTTCCGCAGTGGCAGCACGAGCGGGCTGCGTGACGGCGAGGTGACGGCGCTCAACGCCACGGTCAACTATCCCGAGGGCACGGTCACGGGCCTGATCGAGACGAACGTGTGCGCCGAACCGGGGGACAGCGGCGGTCCGATGTTCTCCGAGGGGGTCGCGCTGGGTGTGACGTCGGGGGGCAGCGGCGACTGCAACGCGGGCGGTACGACGTTCTTCCAGCCCGTCACCAAGGCGCTGGCCGCGCTGGACATGAAGCTGATCGTGGCGGGGCAGAACGGCTCCGGTCAGGGCGCCGCGCCGGCCCCGTCGCAGGACGCGGGCGCGCCCGGTGACGCGTCGCCCGGTTCCTCGGCGCCGGTGACGGGCGAGGCCGCCGTGACGCTGCTGTCCCGGCTCGCGGACCCGAAGAACGTCGGTCCCGGTCTGCTGGTCATCGCGGGCAGCCTGGTCGCCCTGGCGGCGACCCGTTTCATCCGCGCCGAGCAGGACCGCAAGGCGTACCGGCGGTACTACTCGGCGACCTGGGGGTGAGTGTCCGTCACCCGAGGGTGAGCAGAGGGGTTGCCGCTGCGCCGGTCAGCCGGATCACCCACCGTGCGGTGAGGGGTTCGCGCTGGAGCACGAACCCGAGGACGACGGGCAACGCCGGATAGCGCGAGGCGAGGACCACGGCGATGGCCGACAACTGCCGCTGGTCGGTGAGCAGGTAGGGGATGAGGGTGCCGCCCCCGCGGCGGGGCATGGCGCCGGCGAAGCCGACGATGCCGTAGCGGACGGCCGAGGTCAGTGCGAGGAGGGCACCCATTGGATCAGGGGTGCCCGTGTGGGGCGTTGCGGTGCGCGGCGAGAGGGGCCGAGGAGGATGCTCGGGCCTGCGCCGGGGCGAGCGGTCAGGCCGCCTTTGCCGGCTGCAGGGCCGCGGCGGCCCACTCCAGGACGAGGCGCTGGTATTCCTCGCGCTGCTCGACGCTCAGTGTCCCGCCCGACCGGCGCCACAGCGCCCGGATCTCCTCGTTGACCTCGTCAGCCGATCGATCGGAGGCGATTTCAACAGTGGTGGACATGCTGTGAAGCATACGGCGCTGCAGGTGAAGGCCATGTGAGTAAGACTGCGCAATACGGACATACCGGACAGTGTTGCTGATCACGTCCATCTGTCCCCGCAGATCGCGGAGTTCAGGCGTCCGTCGCTCCCAGCACCAGCACCTGGATCGCCAGAACGGCGGCACCACGGGCCCAGTCGTGAAAATCGGACACCTTGGTCTCGAGGTCGATCGACGCGGCCAGCGGATGCCGCTGGGCACGGATGGTCTCCGTCACAGTCTTGCCGGCGACGTCCATCAGGCCCACCCCTTCTCCCGCGAGAAGGATCTTCTGCGGCAGCACGAAGTTGGCGATCTGGGCGACCAGGGTGCCCAGGGCGCGGGCCGCCTCCTCGACGACCCGGGCGGGCATCGGCTCGCCCGCCGCGGCACTCTCCAGGATCTCCTCGTACGTGCGGTCGCGGCCGGTGGCGGCCTGGACCTGGTAGCGGATGCTGGGGATGGTCAGCAGGGAGACGGCGCTGCCACGCGCCCCTTCGGGGGTCAGCGGGCCGTTCGGGTTCACGATCCAGTGGCGGCCGAAGCCGCGGTCCTCCTCGGCGTAGGGCACCCGCTTGCCGCCGAGGACCAGTCCGTAGCCGATACCGGCACCGATGGTGAGGACGACGAAGCGGTCGAGGCCGCGGCCGGCGCCGAACCAGGTCTCCGCCTCGACCAGGGCGGCCACGTCGTTCTCCACGACGACCGGCAGCCCCGTGCGTTCCTCGACCAGTTCGGCGAGCGGCACCTCACGCCAGTCCAGGAACGGAGACTCCCCGACCACGGCCCGGTCCTCGACGAAGCCGCCCACGCCGATGCCGATCCCGGCCAGCCGCGGGTGGTCGCCGGCGAGCGCGTCGGTCATCTCCCCCAGCAGGTCGACGACCGCGGCGGGTTCACGGGTGACCAGGGGGCGGTCGTAGCGGGCGACGATCTCGCTCCTGAGGGTGGTCAGGACGCCGTAGACCATGTCGTCGGTGATCTTGAAGCCGAGGAAGGAGAGGGAGTCGGCGACGACGTCCAGCGGCTGGGACGGGCGCCCCTGGCGCACCTCCGCCGGAGCGCCCGCTTCGGGCACCTCGACGAGGAGGCCCGACTCGATCAGCGGTTTGGTGAGCCGGGTGAGGCTGCCCGCGGACAGGTCGAGCCGCCGCGCGAGCTCGGTACGCGACAGGGGCCCGCCGACGAGCACCTCGATCGCCACCGAGCGTTCACCGGGACTGAGAGGGGGCCAGCTGTCGGCTACTGGGGTCATGGTCGTCAGGCTCCCACATGATCTTTCTCTGGTTTTGCTCTCTGATTTTTTTCTATGCGAAACCAACGAGACCAGTCTAGAGCGGTCCTGCTGGCTTGAAGAAGATGTTTGCGCACCTCTTGACGGCTGGATTCTTCCGCAACGAAAGTAAGTGGCGCCGAGGACGAGCCGCAGACGAGGGAGTCTCCTGATGACCATCGCCTCCAGCAGCCCTCCTTCGCGCCTGCCGCTGGGGGGCGCCGAGGGAGCGGGGACCAAGTCGAGGACGCGGCGGGCGCGCTCCCGCGAGAACGAGGGAGACGGGCGGCTCGCCGCGGTGTTCATCGCGCCGGCGATGCTGGGCTTCCTGGCCTTCCTGCTCTGGCCGACGCTGCGGGGCATCTACCTGAGCTTCACCCGCTTCAACCTGCTCACGCCGGCGGAGTGGGTCGGCCTGGACAACTACGTGCGGATGGTCCACGACCCGATCTTCTGGGAATCGCTCGGCGTCACCGTCGAGTACGTGGTCATCAACATCGGCGTCCAGACGGTCTCGGCGCTCGCCATCGCCGTACTGCTGCAGCGGCTGACCCAGTCGGCGGTGCTACGGGGGATCGTGCTCACGCCGTATCTGATGTCGAACGTCGTCGCGGGCATCGTCTGGCTGTGGATGCTGGACACCCAGCTCGGCATCGGCAACGAGATCATCGCGGGGATCGGCGCCGACCGCATCCCGTTCCTCGCGGACGAGACCTGGGCGATACCGACGATCGCCCTGATCAATGTGTGGCGGCATGTCGGGTACACCGCGCTGCTGCTGTTCGCCGGTCTGATGGCGATCCCCAACGACATGTACGAGGCCGCGAAGGTCGACGGCGCGAGCGAGTGGCGCATGTTCTGGCGGATCACGATGCCGCTGCTGCGACCGGTCCTGGCGGTCGTTCTGATCATGACGGTGATCGGTTCGTTCCAGGTGTTCGACACGGTCGCCGTGACGACCGCGGGCGGACCGGCGAACGCCACGAACGTCCTGCAGTACTACATCTACGGCGCCGCCTTCGGGCGCTTCCAGTTCGGGTACGCCTCGGCGATGTCGGTGGCCCTGCTGGTCGTGCTGAGCGCGATCACCGTCCTGCAGTACCGGCTCACCCGGGCCGGCCAGAGCGACCTCGGCTGAGGGAAGGGAGACACCGACATGGCTGCCGTGGCAGACACCACGACCGTACGGCGCGTCAGGCGCAGGCCCTCCTTCGGACGGGCCGTGGCCTGGGCGGTGATGGCCGCCGTCGTGCTCATCACGCTGTTGCCGTTCTACTGGATCCTGCGCACCGCGCTGTCCTCGAACACCGCGCTCGCCGCCCACCCCGGCGATCTGCTGCCCGTGGATCCGACGACCGGAGGCTTCGAGCGGGCGCTCGGTCTGCAGTCGGCCGAGGAAGCGATCGCCCAGGGCGGTTCGGGCGGCGGGCTCAAGTTCTGGCGCTATCTGCTCAATTCGGTGATCGTCTCGACTCTGATCACCGTCTGCCAGATCTTCTTCTCCGCCATGGCGGCGTACGCCTTCGCCCGGCTGCGCTGGCGCGGGCGGGAGAAGGTGTTCGGACTGTTCCTGGCCGGGCTGATGGTGCCGGCGATCTTCACGCTGCTCCCCAACTTCGTGCTGATCAAGCAACTCGGCCTGGTCGACAACCTGTTGGGGGTGGCCCTGCCGACGATGTTCATGACGCCGTTCGCGGTGTTCTTCCTGCGGCAGTTCTTCATGAATGTGCCGCGGGAGGTGGAGGAGGCCGCCCTGCTGGACGGGGCCGGGAAGATCCGGATCTTCTTCCGGGTGATGCTGCCGATGGCGGCCACACCGATCCTCACGCTGGGCCTGCTGACGTACATCACCGCCTGGAACGACTACTTCTGGCCGTTGATGGTGTCCTACAGCGACAGCTCGCGCGTGCTCACCGTCGCGCTGGCCATCTTCCGGGCACAGACCCCGCAGACGGGCTACGACTGGTCCGGCCTGATGGCGGCCACGCTGATCGCCGCCCTCCCGATGCTCGTGCTGTTCGGCTGCTTCGCACGGCGCATCGTCAGCTCCATCAGCTTCACCGGCGTCAAGTAAGGGGACTGGGATGCGAGTTCGGATGCGTACGATCCTGGCCCTGACCGGGGCGATGGTGCTGTCCCTGGCCACCGGCTGCGCGCAGGGCGGCGCGGCCGGGTCGGGCGGGAACACGGTGACGTACTGGCTGTGGGACGCCAATCAGCTGCCCGCGTACCAGGCCTGTGCGAAGGGGTTCGAGAGGCAGAATCCGGGCCTGAAGGTGAAGATCACGCAGATGGGCTGGGCCGACTACTGGACCAAGCTCACCGCGAGCTTCATCGCGGGCACCGAGCCGGACGTGTTCACCGACCACATCCAGAAGTTCGGGCAGTTCGCCGACCTGAACGTGCTCGAACCGCTGGACGACCTGGGTATCGACGACTCCGCCTACCAGGCGGGGCTGGCCGCCAACTGGAAGGGCCAGGACGGCCATCGCTACGGCGCGCCCAAGGACTGGGACACCGTCGCCCTCTTCTACAACAAGAAGATGGTCGAGGAGGCCGGACTCAGCGCCGACGGGCTCGACGGCCTGTCCTGGAACCCGAAGGACGGCGGCACCTTCGAGAAGACCATCGCGCATCTGACCGTCGACAAGAACGGCAGGCGCGGCGACGAGAAGGGCTTCGACAAGAACAACGTCAAGGTGTACGGGATGGCGACCGGCGGCGCGGGGGACGCGGACGGCCAGACCACGTGGAGCCCGTTCGTCGCCTCGGCGGGCTGGCACTACACCGACCAGGCCCGCTGGGGCACCAGGTACCAGTACGACAGCAGGACCTTCCAGTCGGTGGTCGACTGGTACTTCGGACTGGCGAAGAAGGGCTACCTCGCGCCCTTCACCGACTACACCGACGGCGCCAACCCGGCCAACGCCCAGGTCGCCTCCGGCAAGGCGGCGACCGCCTTCGACGGCGCCTGGATGATCTCCACCTACTACGGCACCAAGGGTCTCGATGTCGGCACCGCACCCACGCCGACCGGCCCGACCGGCAAGCGGGCCACCATGATGAACGGCCTCGCCGACTCGATCACCAAGAACGCCCGCAACAAGGAGGGCGCGAAGAAGTGGGTGCGGTATCTCACCTCGAACGAGTGCCAGAAGGCCGTCGGCGGCTACGGCATCGTCTTCCCGGCGACCCCTGACGGCACCGAGGCGGCCGTGGCCGCGTACAGGAAGAAGGGCATCGACGTCTCCGCCTTCACCGAACCGGTCACCGACAGGAAGAACTCCACCACGTTCTCCTTCCCGATCACCGACTACGCGGCGGACGTGTACTCCCTGATGCGCCCCGCGATGCAGGACGTCTACGCCAACGACGCCCCGGCGAGCGGCCTGACCAGGACCAACGACCAGATCAACCTCATCCTCGGCCAGTGAAAGGCACACACTCCATGACGTTCTCCCTCGGCATCGTCGGCGCCGGCCAGTTCTCCGGCCAGTTCGCCACGCTGTTCCAGGCCCACCCCGGTGTCAGCGACGTGTACGTCACCGATCTGCTGCCCGAGCGGGCCGAGCAGCTCGCCGACGCACAGGGACTGGCCGGCACCTTCCCCTCGTACGAGGCGATGCTGGAATCGGCGGCCGTCGACGCGGTCGCCATCTTCACCCAGCGCTGGACCCACGGCCCGCTGGTGCTGCAGGGCCTGAACGCCGGCAAGCACGTCTACTCCGCGGTTCCGATGGCGATCACCAAAGAGGAGATCGCGGCGATCATCGACGCGGTCAAGGCGACCGGCCTGACGTACATGATGGGCGAGACCAGCGAGTACAACCCGGCGACCGTGCACGCCCGCAACCAGATCGCCGAGGGCGCCTTCGGGCGGCTCTTCTACGCCGAGGGCGACTACGTCCACGACATGGACCTCGGGTTCTACGAGGCGTACCAGTACAGCGGCGGCGAGAACTGGAAGGCGACCGCCAGCTATCCCCCGCTGCTGTACCCGACGCACGCGGTGGGCGGGGTGCTCGGGGCGTGGCGGACGCACGCGGTGAGCGTGTCGGCGATCGGGGTCGTGGACGACCGGGGCGACGGGGTCTTCGACAAGAGCGTCAGCCAGTTCGGCAACGACGTGTCCAACGCGACCGCGCTGTTCGAGGTCGCGGGCGGTGGCTCGTTCCGTACGAACGAGTTCCGGAGGGTCGGCTACCCGTCACACATACGGGAGTCGCGGTTCCGGTTCTTCGGCACCGAGGCGAGCATGGAGCAGCTCGCCACTGTGGCCTTCTGGCAGGACAAAAAGGGTGTCAAGGACATCAGTGAGCTGCTGGAGCCCAAGCCCACCATGTCCCCCGACGACCCGTCGCTCCAGCACATCGCGCCGGAGCTGCGGGCGGCCTTCACCTCGGGGTCGGCGCCCGTGCACGACCGCGCCCGGCTGCCGCGGGCCTTCGACAACCTGCACAACGGCCACGAGGGCAGCCACCACTTCCTGGTGGACGACTTCGTGACCGCGGTCAACACCCGCACACTGCCGTCCGTGAACGCGTGGGTGGCCGCCCGCTACACCCTGCCGGGCATCGTCGCGCACGAGTCGGCGCGGCAGGGCGGGGCCAGGCTGGAGATCCCGGACTTCGGGGACGCGCCGGAGGCGTGACGTTTCTCCCCGTTCGCTCGCGAGCCGGGTGCCTGCCGTCTGTCAGGTGCCCGGCTTGCGGCCGTACACATAGACGTCGTCGCCGTTCTTCAGCAGCGACCAGTACTTCTTCGCGTCGGTCTTGGTCATGTTGACGCAGCCGTGCGAGCCGGGCGGGTTCCACATGCTGACGCCGACCGAGTGGAAGGCCTGGCCGCCGTCGAAGAACTGGGCGTACGGCATCGGCACGTCGTAGATGGTCGAGACGTGGTCGATGTTGCGCCAGTAGATCTTCTTCAGACCGGTGCGCGTCTCGTAGCCGTTACGTCCGGTACGGACCGGCACCGGGCCGTACACCAGCCTCTTCCCGTCCTGGATCCAGCTCAGCTGGAGCGAGAGGTTCACGCAGGCGATGCGGCCCTTGTTGACGGGGCACTTGCCGTCCTTGTTGGGGTTCGTGCCTACGGCCTTCTGCTTGTTCATGAGGTCCATCACGCCCCATGTGACGGGCCCCGCGTAGCCGGCGTTCGGGGTGATGCCGTGCTTGGTCTGGAAGGCCTGGATGGCCTTGCAGTCGGCGCTGGACTGCTTGCCGTCGACCGGCCGGCCGAGGAACTTCTCCACCTTCTTCTGATACGGGCCGGCCTGCGTCGTGCAGCTCGGAGCCGCCTGCGCCGGTGCGGCGGCGATCGTCAGCGCGAGCGGTGCGACGAGTCCTGTGGTGATGCCGAGTGCGACGGCACGCCGTCTGCGTCTGTCCCCCATGGCCGGGCCTCTCCCTTGGGTGTTCCTGTGGACTTCTGCCAGGTAGACCGCTGTACGGGGGCTTCGGTTGTGGCGCGCGCCGGGCTGTGACCGAACGGTGAAACTTCGCCGGGCCTGACTGTGACCTATGTGGTCTGGCTCACTCGGTGAGCGGGGAGTTTCAGGCGTCGTCCGGGCGCCGCACCGCTGCCCGGAAACCGGTGTTGACCGCGGTGAGGCCGCCGTCGACGGTGAGGGTGGCGCCGGTGATCCAGGCGGCGTCGCGGGACGCGAGGAAGGCGACCGCGGCGGCGATGTCCTCGGGCTCGCCGACCCGGCCCAGCGGGTACAGCGGGCGGATCGCGTCGAGTTCCGCCTCCCGCCCCTCCCACGCCGAGGTCCGCACCGTGCCCGGCGTCACCAGGTTGACGCGGACTCCGCGCGCGGCGGCGTGCCCGGCGAGGGTGCGGGTGAGGGAGCCGAGGCCGGCCTTGGCGGCGCTGTAGGCGTGGTTGCCGAAGTCCTGCAGGCCGTTGACGGAGCCGATGTTCACGACGGCTCCGCGGCCGGTGGCGGCCAGCTGCGGGAGCGCGGCACGGCAGCAGCGGTAGGTGCCGGTCAGGGTGACGTCGAGGTCGCGGGCCCACGCCTCGTCCGGACCGTCCTCGAAGAGCGCGGTGTCGGGCGAGCAGGAGGCCGCGCTGTTGACCAGGACGTCGAGCGAGCCGAAGGCGTCGACGGCGTGGGCGACGGCCGCCTCGACGGACGCGAGGTCGGCGACATCGCATGCCGACGCCTGCACCGCGAGTCCCCGCCCCCGCAGTTTCGCCGCGGTCCGCTCGGCCTCGGGCCCGTCCACGTCCGTGACGAGCACGCGGGCCCCCTCCTCGGCGAACCGGCGGGCGGTCGCCGCGCCGATGCCGCGGGCCGCACCGGTGACCAGGACTCTGTGACCTGCGAAGCGCGTTGTGTCCGTCATGGACCGAACCGTAGTGCCGGAAGGATCATCCGGGCAGATAGCGTGCGTCCATGTCCGTGTTCATTCAGCAACTCCCCGCGCTCATAGGCGTCGTGATCGGCGCGCTCGGGTCGTACATGGCGGTCGTGCGGGGCGACCGGATGAGGTTCCGGCGGGAGCAGGCGGCGCGTTGGGAGGAGCGGCGGCTCACGGTGTACGCCGACTACGCGCAGTCGGTGAAGAAGACGGTCACGGTGACCTACCGGGTCGCCGCCCGGGCGGGCGTCGATCCGTACCCGGATCCCCTGAGCCTCGAAGAGGCCCAGCCGCTGCTGGCCGAGGCGAGCATCCGCCGGGACCCCTCGGGTGAGGCGCTGCTCATGCTGGGCAGCCGCGAGGTGGTGGAGAAGGCGCGGGTCTGGGTCGTGGCGGCGATGGAGATGGAACGGTTCGTACGGGAGGGCCGGGACGACCGTGCGGCCTGGCAGGCGCTGCTGGAGCGGCAACGGGCCGGCCGCGAGGGCTACTACACGGCCGTACGCGACGACCTGGGCCTGCCGCCGGGCCACCCGGCGCGCTGGCCGCTCCCGGTCATGAACCCGGTGCCGCCTCAGCGGTAGCCGGTCGTGTCCGCCGGTTTGCCCGCGTCCTGGACCTCCACGAGGTACCGCCACGCGTCGGGCCGGCTGCCGTCGAGGTCCGTGAAGCCGTAGACCGGCGCGAGCTGCCCGCTGGAGAGGGACTCTCCGTTCCAGCGGGCCACGTCGGGGTCGGCGGCGAGGGCGGCGACGGCGCGCCCCACGTAGCGCGGGGTCTCGGAGATGGCGAAGTGCGGGACGCGTTCCAGGGCGTCGCGCCAGTTGTCCTCGCGCACCTCGAACGCGTCGAGCATCATCTCCGAGCGCAGCCAGCCCGGGGTCAGCGCGACGGCGGTGGCGCCGCGCGGTCCGAGTTCATGGCCGAGGGAGAACGCCATGCGCAGGACCGATGTCTTGGCGAGGTCGTAGAAGAAGGAGTTCCGGTAGTTGGCGCCGTTGTACTCGGCCGTGCCGTCGGTCATTTCGACGACGAGTCCGCCGGGGTGGCGCAGGAGCAGGGGCAGGGCGTGGTGGCTGGTGATCGCGTGCGTCTCGACCCCGAGCCGCAGCAGCCTGAGGCCCTTGTCCAGGTCGTGCTCCCAGACGGGGCTGTCCCAGGCGAAGAGTTTCTCGCCGCCCCAGACGTCGTTGACGAGGACGTCGAGGCGGCCCTGTTCGTCCGCGATGCGGTCGACGAGGACGCGGACCTGGGCGGGGTCGAGGTGATCGGTGGGTACGGCGACACCGTGCCCGCCCGCTTCGGTGACGAGGTCGGCGGTGTCCTCGATCGCTTCGGGGCGGTTGTACTCGG is a window from the Streptomyces sp. NBC_00299 genome containing:
- a CDS encoding SDR family NAD(P)-dependent oxidoreductase, producing the protein MTDTTRFAGHRVLVTGAARGIGAATARRFAEEGARVLVTDVDGPEAERTAAKLRGRGLAVQASACDVADLASVEAAVAHAVDAFGSLDVLVNSAASCSPDTALFEDGPDEAWARDLDVTLTGTYRCCRAALPQLAATGRGAVVNIGSVNGLQDFGNHAYSAAKAGLGSLTRTLAGHAAARGVRVNLVTPGTVRTSAWEGREAELDAIRPLYPLGRVGEPEDIAAAVAFLASRDAAWITGATLTVDGGLTAVNTGFRAAVRRPDDA
- a CDS encoding L,D-transpeptidase family protein yields the protein MGDRRRRRAVALGITTGLVAPLALTIAAAPAQAAPSCTTQAGPYQKKVEKFLGRPVDGKQSSADCKAIQAFQTKHGITPNAGYAGPVTWGVMDLMNKQKAVGTNPNKDGKCPVNKGRIACVNLSLQLSWIQDGKRLVYGPVPVRTGRNGYETRTGLKKIYWRNIDHVSTIYDVPMPYAQFFDGGQAFHSVGVSMWNPPGSHGCVNMTKTDAKKYWSLLKNGDDVYVYGRKPGT
- a CDS encoding Gfo/Idh/MocA family protein, whose protein sequence is MTFSLGIVGAGQFSGQFATLFQAHPGVSDVYVTDLLPERAEQLADAQGLAGTFPSYEAMLESAAVDAVAIFTQRWTHGPLVLQGLNAGKHVYSAVPMAITKEEIAAIIDAVKATGLTYMMGETSEYNPATVHARNQIAEGAFGRLFYAEGDYVHDMDLGFYEAYQYSGGENWKATASYPPLLYPTHAVGGVLGAWRTHAVSVSAIGVVDDRGDGVFDKSVSQFGNDVSNATALFEVAGGGSFRTNEFRRVGYPSHIRESRFRFFGTEASMEQLATVAFWQDKKGVKDISELLEPKPTMSPDDPSLQHIAPELRAAFTSGSAPVHDRARLPRAFDNLHNGHEGSHHFLVDDFVTAVNTRTLPSVNAWVAARYTLPGIVAHESARQGGARLEIPDFGDAPEA
- a CDS encoding SDR family oxidoreductase; this translates as MSQPLKDKVALVAGATRGAGRGIAVELGAAGATVYVTGRSTRARRSEYNRPEAIEDTADLVTEAGGHGVAVPTDHLDPAQVRVLVDRIADEQGRLDVLVNDVWGGEKLFAWDSPVWEHDLDKGLRLLRLGVETHAITSHHALPLLLRHPGGLVVEMTDGTAEYNGANYRNSFFYDLAKTSVLRMAFSLGHELGPRGATAVALTPGWLRSEMMLDAFEVREDNWRDALERVPHFAISETPRYVGRAVAALAADPDVARWNGESLSSGQLAPVYGFTDLDGSRPDAWRYLVEVQDAGKPADTTGYR